A stretch of the candidate division KSB1 bacterium genome encodes the following:
- a CDS encoding nucleotide exchange factor GrpE: protein METQPAAQTGTSQAEQEQKPANGEAAQAPASLAEWQDRFLRLAADFANYKRRNEAERAEIADWARRDFALALLPILDDFGLMVEYETQHPEQLAEGAKLIRQKITELLAKQGLEKIEALHQPYDYERHEAVLTQPVTDPALDQVVLSVMQDGYMFKGRVLRPSKVIVGQHHEKEEGVTTPSSSSSAGSSEENRTEQN from the coding sequence GTGGAAACTCAGCCGGCTGCGCAGACCGGGACGTCTCAAGCCGAGCAGGAACAGAAACCGGCCAACGGTGAGGCGGCGCAAGCGCCAGCTTCCCTCGCCGAATGGCAGGATCGTTTTCTGCGATTGGCCGCCGATTTCGCTAATTATAAGCGGCGCAATGAAGCCGAACGTGCTGAAATCGCTGACTGGGCGCGGCGGGATTTCGCTCTGGCCCTGCTGCCCATTTTGGATGATTTCGGCTTAATGGTTGAATATGAGACGCAACACCCCGAACAACTGGCCGAAGGCGCGAAGCTGATTCGCCAAAAAATCACAGAACTTTTGGCCAAGCAAGGCTTAGAAAAGATTGAAGCTTTGCACCAACCCTATGACTATGAGCGCCATGAAGCCGTTCTCACCCAGCCGGTGACTGACCCGGCGCTCGATCAGGTGGTGCTTTCGGTGATGCAGGATGGTTACATGTTCAAGGGCAGGGTTTTACGGCCGAGTAAAGTCATTGTCGGCCAGCACCACGAAAAAGAAGAAGGCGTAACAACCCCCTCTTCGTCGTCGTCGGCCGGATCAAGCGAGGAAAATCGCACGGAACAAAATTGA
- a CDS encoding TraR/DksA family transcriptional regulator, whose protein sequence is MTRKQLNFYKKLLETERSEILRELAHAHRDYRETTVEVAADVYDRATIDGYKEIAAMLQHEDSQRWLAINTALAKIESGEYGLCDVCGQPIDDARLEAVPTAAFCLNCQKSHEARLGSAESAGVRIDEEKWEDNYWGD, encoded by the coding sequence ATGACGCGCAAACAATTGAATTTTTATAAAAAGTTGCTGGAAACCGAACGTTCCGAAATTCTCCGCGAGTTGGCTCACGCGCATCGCGATTATCGCGAAACCACGGTGGAAGTGGCGGCTGATGTGTATGACCGTGCCACTATCGACGGCTACAAGGAGATCGCCGCGATGCTGCAGCATGAAGACAGCCAACGCTGGCTGGCGATCAACACGGCGCTGGCGAAAATTGAATCTGGTGAATACGGTTTGTGCGACGTGTGCGGCCAGCCGATCGACGACGCCCGCCTGGAAGCCGTGCCCACGGCGGCCTTTTGCTTGAACTGCCAAAAAAGCCACGAAGCCCGGCTCGGCAGCGCCGAATCCGCCGGCGTTCGCATCGACGAGGAAAAGTGGGAAGATAATTATTGGGGTGATTGA
- a CDS encoding YkvA family protein, with protein sequence MGLSSMALPYFATPSDLFPDFIPVAGYVDDATIIALVVNANKAARQK encoded by the coding sequence TTGGGCCTGTCTAGCATGGCGCTGCCTTATTTTGCCACCCCATCGGATTTGTTTCCGGATTTCATTCCAGTAGCCGGCTATGTCGATGACGCGACGATCATCGCCCTCGTCGTCAACGCCAACAAAGCTGCACGGCAAAAATAA
- the dusB gene encoding tRNA dihydrouridine synthase DusB: protein MMHVVTTSSRQPTFMVRDVPVYGDLILSPMAGFSDLPYRLIARDFGSAMSYTEFVSVDGLLHGNEKTKRLLDFHPSEYPITFQVFGSSEDKIVEACKMIESWGPTIIDLNMGCSVAKVSGRGAGAALLCDPPKIGRIFNRLTKELAVPVTGKIRLGWDHDSRNYVTVAKTLEDNGASLVAVHGRTKAQAYNGVADWSAIAEVKKAVKIPVIGNGDVKCVADIKRIKEQTGCDGVMIGRAAIGNPWIFSRKDRHEVTFEEKAALIRRHFALMLDYYGDYGLILFRKHVVKYISEIRGAAALRESFLTATTPEYFISLLEEAEAQQQQLKAA, encoded by the coding sequence ATGATGCACGTTGTCACCACCTCCTCCCGCCAGCCCACTTTCATGGTTCGCGACGTTCCGGTCTATGGCGATCTCATTTTGTCGCCGATGGCGGGATTTTCGGATTTGCCCTATCGCCTGATCGCACGCGATTTTGGTTCGGCGATGAGCTACACGGAATTCGTGTCGGTGGACGGCCTTTTGCACGGCAATGAGAAAACCAAGCGTTTGCTGGATTTTCATCCTTCAGAATATCCGATCACCTTTCAGGTGTTCGGCAGCAGCGAAGACAAAATCGTCGAAGCTTGCAAAATGATCGAGTCGTGGGGGCCGACGATCATTGACCTCAACATGGGCTGTTCAGTGGCGAAAGTTTCGGGACGCGGAGCCGGCGCGGCGCTGCTCTGCGATCCGCCCAAGATTGGCCGAATCTTCAACCGGCTCACCAAAGAACTGGCCGTGCCGGTCACGGGCAAAATCCGTCTCGGCTGGGACCATGACTCGCGCAACTACGTGACGGTGGCAAAAACGCTCGAAGACAACGGCGCTTCGCTCGTTGCCGTGCATGGACGCACCAAGGCGCAAGCCTACAACGGCGTCGCCGATTGGAGCGCGATTGCGGAAGTCAAAAAAGCCGTGAAGATTCCCGTCATCGGCAACGGCGACGTGAAATGCGTGGCGGACATCAAGCGCATCAAAGAGCAAACCGGCTGCGACGGGGTGATGATCGGCCGCGCCGCCATCGGCAACCCGTGGATTTTTTCGCGCAAGGATCGGCACGAAGTGACGTTTGAAGAGAAGGCGGCGCTCATTCGCCGCCATTTCGCGCTGATGCTCGACTATTATGGCGACTACGGCCTGATTCTCTTCCGCAAGCACGTGGTCAAATACATCAGCGAAATTCGCGGCGCCGCGGCCCTGCGCGAAAGCTTTTTGACCGCAACGACGCCGGAGTATTTCATCTCGTTGCTGGAAGAGGCGGAGGCGCAACAGCAGCAGTTGAAGGCGGCGTGA
- a CDS encoding CDGSH iron-sulfur domain-containing protein, which translates to MPTKITINNNGSIRVEGDFEIYDASGNKFDLAGRTMISLCRCGHSNRKPFCDSSHKTVGFQSEVVAYKLDPPKPKV; encoded by the coding sequence ATGCCCACGAAAATCACCATCAACAACAACGGCAGCATTCGCGTCGAAGGCGACTTTGAAATTTATGACGCCAGCGGCAATAAATTCGATTTGGCCGGACGCACGATGATCTCGCTTTGTCGCTGCGGCCACAGCAACAGAAAGCCCTTTTGCGACAGCTCGCACAAAACCGTGGGTTTTCAATCCGAAGTTGTGGCGTACAAACTCGATCCGCCGAAGCCGAAAGTTTAG
- a CDS encoding CoA-acylating methylmalonate-semialdehyde dehydrogenase → MAVRNVQNYIDGRFVPSSSPKQLEVHNPATGEVIGHVPLSTAAEVDNAVQAAKRAFEGWRRTPPVKRAQHLYKFKFLLEAHFEELAKSITTEHGKTLDESRGSLRRAIECVEVATGIPTLMKGEALEDAGPGIDVTAMRRPLGVFAAITPFNFPVMVPLWFLPFAVATGNTFVLKPSEQVPMSLQRVFELLEQCEFPPGVVNMVNGQKEAVDAILTHPDIKGVSFVGSSPVAKYIYETSAQNGKRVQALGGAKNFLVIMPDADMEKSVAAAVESCFGCAGERCLAGSVILAVGKAHDELRERVVEAAKKIRVGNGLDPAVTMGPVISAKHKERVLSYIQKGIDEGANLLLDGREIGKNESGYFIGPTVFADVDPSMVIAREEIFGPVICISKVDSLEEATRIIESHPLGNTTSIFTSSGKAARDFQYNVAVSMVGINVGVPAPMAYFGFGGARGSFFGDTKAHGQESLNFYTDKRVIINRWFS, encoded by the coding sequence ATGGCCGTGCGCAATGTGCAAAATTACATCGACGGACGATTTGTGCCGTCCTCGTCGCCGAAACAATTGGAGGTTCACAACCCGGCGACCGGTGAAGTAATTGGTCACGTCCCGCTCTCGACCGCCGCCGAGGTTGACAACGCCGTGCAAGCGGCCAAGCGCGCTTTCGAGGGCTGGCGCCGCACCCCGCCGGTCAAGCGCGCGCAGCATTTGTACAAATTCAAATTTCTGCTCGAAGCGCATTTCGAAGAGTTGGCCAAAAGCATCACCACCGAGCACGGCAAAACGCTGGACGAATCGCGCGGCAGCCTGCGCCGCGCCATCGAATGCGTCGAAGTCGCCACCGGCATTCCCACATTAATGAAAGGCGAAGCTTTGGAAGACGCCGGCCCGGGCATCGATGTGACAGCGATGCGCCGGCCGTTGGGCGTGTTTGCCGCGATCACGCCGTTCAATTTTCCGGTGATGGTGCCGCTGTGGTTTTTGCCCTTTGCCGTGGCGACCGGCAACACCTTCGTGCTCAAGCCCTCGGAACAAGTGCCGATGAGCCTGCAGCGCGTGTTTGAATTGCTCGAACAATGCGAGTTTCCTCCCGGCGTCGTCAATATGGTCAATGGCCAAAAAGAGGCGGTGGATGCGATTTTGACGCATCCGGATATCAAAGGCGTTTCGTTTGTCGGCTCCTCGCCGGTGGCAAAATATATTTATGAAACCAGCGCGCAAAATGGCAAGCGTGTGCAAGCGCTGGGCGGCGCCAAGAATTTTCTTGTCATCATGCCCGACGCCGACATGGAAAAATCCGTCGCCGCCGCGGTGGAATCCTGCTTTGGCTGTGCCGGCGAGCGCTGTTTGGCAGGCAGTGTCATTCTCGCGGTTGGCAAGGCGCACGATGAGCTGCGCGAGCGCGTGGTGGAAGCGGCCAAAAAAATTCGCGTCGGCAACGGCCTCGATCCGGCGGTGACGATGGGGCCGGTGATTTCCGCCAAACACAAAGAGCGCGTGCTCAGTTACATTCAAAAGGGCATCGACGAGGGCGCCAACCTGTTGCTGGATGGCCGCGAGATCGGCAAGAACGAGAGCGGCTATTTCATCGGGCCGACAGTGTTCGCGGACGTCGATCCGTCAATGGTCATTGCTCGCGAAGAGATTTTTGGTCCGGTGATTTGTATCAGCAAAGTGGACTCGCTCGAAGAAGCCACGCGCATCATCGAAAGCCACCCGCTCGGCAACACCACTTCGATCTTCACTTCGAGCGGCAAGGCGGCGCGCGATTTTCAATACAACGTCGCGGTGAGCATGGTCGGCATCAACGTCGGCGTGCCGGCGCCAATGGCGTACTTCGGCTTCGGCGGCGCCCGCGGCTCGTTCTTCGGCGACACCAAGGCGCACGGGCAAGAGAGCTTGAATTTTTATACAGACAAGCGGGTGATTATCAACCGGTGGTTTAGTTGA
- the pdxH gene encoding pyridoxamine 5'-phosphate oxidase, which yields MPAEYIGSRANKKLFCNEKTSYFKTRQKEYTGKLNKNKNCMNEPLDPIARFAKIFAQAQKVVTPEPSAMVLATADAEGRPSARVVLLKGFDENGFVFYTNLESRKARDLTAVPFAALCFYWPQLDQQVRVEGRVEPVSEAEADAYFATRPRGAQIGAWASKQSRTLASREELEARVKAVEEKFAGVEVARPPFWSGFRVIPERIEFWQSRENRLHDRVVYLKETGKWRTERLYP from the coding sequence TTGCCGGCTGAATATATCGGTAGTCGTGCAAACAAAAAACTTTTTTGCAACGAAAAAACTTCTTATTTTAAAACAAGGCAAAAAGAATACACTGGCAAATTAAACAAAAATAAAAACTGCATGAACGAACCCCTGGACCCGATCGCCCGTTTTGCAAAAATTTTTGCGCAAGCACAAAAAGTCGTGACGCCCGAGCCGTCGGCCATGGTGCTGGCGACGGCCGACGCAGAGGGCAGGCCCTCCGCGCGCGTGGTTTTGTTGAAGGGATTCGATGAAAATGGCTTTGTTTTTTATACAAATTTGGAAAGCCGCAAAGCAAGAGATTTAACCGCTGTCCCGTTCGCGGCATTGTGTTTCTACTGGCCGCAGCTCGATCAACAGGTTCGCGTCGAAGGCCGGGTCGAGCCGGTCTCCGAGGCCGAAGCCGATGCCTATTTTGCCACACGGCCGCGCGGGGCGCAAATCGGCGCCTGGGCTTCCAAGCAAAGCCGGACATTGGCCAGCCGTGAAGAATTGGAAGCGCGGGTTAAAGCAGTCGAGGAAAAATTTGCCGGAGTCGAGGTGGCGCGCCCGCCATTTTGGTCCGGCTTTCGCGTGATTCCGGAGCGCATCGAATTTTGGCAATCGCGTGAAAACCGCTTGCATGATCGCGTGGTTTATTTAAAAGAAACCGGCAAGTGGCGAACCGAAAGGCTTTATCCATAA